The following coding sequences lie in one Primulina eburnea isolate SZY01 unplaced genomic scaffold, ASM2296580v1 ctg473_ERROPOS1000000, whole genome shotgun sequence genomic window:
- the LOC140821230 gene encoding uncharacterized protein, whose protein sequence is MVVIGHHGRSSESFCSIRPRFRQWSSGLRLDCLVLFSGVSQMEVGGKIPVDEIPLARGRGRGRGRPRVRVVDDTFVEQAADHLEQLSMDELVARFHSMHPPRFSCSEGAEKAELWISEIEELFDLIEYPLECRLRLAVHQLKDRAKMWWSTTLMTLDAQRIIPSWDIFKLKFKENYCPPSFYSSKASEFHHLKQGEMSVADYADTFYAMLRYAPHVAASQVAVIESFIEGLNDHLHHFVSTGKPLNYLEAVEIAKRAEASLKRSGNRVPTQHHQSGRQQFSSSGSASLRPRGKQFKKPGSSSSSSGSSGNRGGYRYSGPYCDHCGGKHSSNQCVGVQGACNVCGRPGHFVRVCPSKTGKTAQAGSGAQSNRIPAASQSSHQPSRPSHQSRGQGGQHNQSSVHVFALTEDEAQAAPGTVITGNCNLCGFIARVLFDTGASHSFVSHAFVVSHDLCTTSMNSNLSVATPMGKMIITDNVVCNAVLFHDENVLYLNLIVLPMHDFDCIVGMDVLTANRATVDCYRGIVGFRPSFAPKWNFYGRGSQAKIPLVSAIEMNRLLDSGHEGFLVYAVDLSQDERRISDIPVVCEFPDVFPEEIPGFPPEREGHVISQHGISVDPCKLEAVLNWARPTNVPEIRSFMGLAGYYRRFIENFSKIARPITQLTQKNQRFIWSDEYESSFVELKKRLTSAPVLTIPSGFGGFVVCTDASNRGLGCVLMQHGRVVAYGSRQLKPHESKYPVHDLELAAIVFALKIWRHYLFGEQFYHPGKVNVIADALSRKVVDVNISSIHVFKLREDICTSGLDFQIQGNAVCVSQISVEPELIQIVKSAQKNDDRVLKSYELVSQGHQSGFSIHSDDSLRLNGRLIVPDIPELRTAILKEAHCTRYSIHPGGRKMYHILRPHFWWKNMKKDVAEFVSRCMICQQVKAERMRPGGLLHSLEVPQWNWEHVAMDFVTHLPRTSRHFDATWVIVDRLSKSAHFIPYERTYSYKKMARLYIENVVRLHGVPVAIVSDRDPRFTSKFWTSFQKEMGTRLAMSTAYHPQTDGQTERTIQTLEDLLRAVVMDFKDSWQEALPLVEFSYNNSFQVTIGMAPFEALYGRRCRSPLCWDEFGEKQLIGPEIVQEMHDKVQLIHQRMKAAQDRGVVRFGMRGKLSPRFVGPYEIVERIGTCAYRLDLPQSLSGIHDVFHVSMLRKYEPDPSHVIQSDEVELDPSLSYTEYPACILDHKDSFTQ, encoded by the exons ATGGTTGTTATTGGACACCATGGTAGATCTTCCGAGTCGTTTTGCAGCATCAGGCCGAGGTTCCGGCAGTGGAGCTCGGGATTGAGGTTGGATTGCTTGGTTCTGTTCAGTGGAGTCTCCCA AATGGAAGTAGGTGGAAAAATTCCTGTTGATGAGATTCCTTTAgctcgaggtcgaggtcgtggacgtggtagACCTCGTGTCCGTGTTGTTGATGATACTTTTGTTGAGCAAGCTGCTGATCATCTAGAACAGCTTAGTATGGATGAGTTAGTTGCGCGTTTCCATTCTATGCATCCTCCTCGATTCAGTTGTTCAGAGGGAGCTGAGAAAGCTGAGTTATGGATTTCTGAGATTGAGgaattgtttgatttgattgagtatcCTCTAGAGTGTCGATTGAGATTAGCTGTGCATCAGTTGAAAGATCGTGCTAAAATGTGGTGGTCTACTACACTGATGACCTTAGATGCTCAGAGGATCATTCCATCGTGGGATATATTCAAGTTGAAATTTAAGGAGAATTACTGTCCTCCATCATTCTACAGTTCTAAGGCTTCAGAGTTTCATCACCTGAAACAAGGCGAAATGTCAGTGGCGGATTATGCAGATACTTTTTATGCTATGCTGAGATATGCTCCTCATGTTGCTGCGAGTCAGGTTGCTGTCATCGAAAGTTTCATTGAAGGATTGAACGATCATCTGCACCATTTTGTTTCTACCGGTAAGCCACTGAATTACCTTGAAGCGGTGGAAATAGCAAAAAGGGCTGAAGCTAGTCTTAAGAGGAGTGGCAATCGAGTTCCTACCCAACATCATCAGTCGGGGAGGCAACAATTCAGTTCATCTGGTTCGGCATCTCTTCGTCCACGTGGAAAACAATTTAAGAAGCCTGGTTCTAGTTCTTCGAGTTCAGGGAGTTCGGGGAACCGTGGGGGATATCGCTATAGTGGACCTTATTGTGATCACTGTGGAGGCAAGCATTCCAGTAATCAGTGTGTTGGAGTTCAAGGGGCTTGTAATGTTTGTGGTCGGCCGGGCCATTTTGTTAGAGTTTGTCCTAGTAAGACGGGGAAAACAGCCCAGGCAGGTAGTGGAGCTCAAAGTAATAGAATTCCAGCAGCGTCCCAGTCTTCCCATCAGCCTAGTCGCCCTTCGCATCAGAGCAGAGGGCAAGGTGGTCAACATAATCAGTCATCTGTTCATGTATTTGCCTTGACTGAGGATGAGGCTCAGGCAGCTCCAGGTACTGTCATTACTGGTAACTGTAATCTATGTGGTTTTATAGCGCGAGTGTTATTTGATACTGGAGCATCTCATTCCTTTGtttctcatgcatttgttgttTCGCATGATCTTTGCACCACTAGTATGAATTCCAATCTATCTGTTGCTACTCCGATGGGCAAAATGATTATTACTGATAATGTGGTGTGCAATGCGGTTTTGTTTCacgatgaaaatgttctgtatTTGAATCTCATAGTCCTACCTATgcatgactttgattgtatcgttGGTATGGATGTTTTGACTGCAAATCGTGCCACTGTTGACTGTTATCGAGGAATAGTTGGTTTCAGACCTAGCTTTGCTCCTAAATGGAATTTCTATGGTCGTGGTTCTCAAGCCAAGATTCCTCTAGTTTCTGCCATTGAGATGAATCGATTGTTAGATTCTGGTCATGAAGGTTTTCTGGTTTATGCGGTGGATCTATCGCAAGATGAGCGACGGATTTCTGATATTCCTGTAGTCTGTGAGTTTCCTGATGTGtttccagaagagattcctggttttccaccAGAACGAGAA GGCCATGTCATATCTCAACATGGTATTTCTGTCGATCCATGTAAACTGGAAGCAGTTCTGAACTGGGCACGACCGACCAATGTGCCAGAGATTcgtagtttcatgggtttagctggttattaccggaGATTTATCGAAAATTTCTCAAAGATTGCTAGACCTATCACTCAACTGACTCAGAAaaatcagcgattcatttggtctgATGAATATGAGTCAAGTTTTGTCGAGTTGAAGAAAAGACTAACTTCTGCACCAGTTCTTACCATTCCAAGTGGTTTTGGAGGATTTGTAGTTTGCACTGACGCATCAAATCGAGGTCTaggttgtgttctgatgcagcatggCAGAGTTGTGGCCTATggttctcgtcagttgaaaccGCATGAGTCTAAGTATCCTGTTCATGACTTGGAACTGGCTGCTATTGTTTTTGCTctcaagatttggagacattatttgtttggGGAGCAATTt TATCATCCGGGAAAAGTGAATGTCATtgccgatgctttgagtcgtaaggttGTTGATGTTAATATATCCTCAATTCATGTTTTTAAGTTACGAGAGGATATTTGTACTTCTGGGTTGGACTTTCAAATCCAAGGTAATGCTGTTTGTGTATCTCAGATTTCTGTTGAGCCAgagttgattcagattgtaaAGTCGGCTCAGAAAAATGATGATCGAGTTCTGAAATCTTATGAGTTAGTATCTCAAGGACACCAATCTGGTTTCTCAATTCACTCAGATGATTCTCTTCGGTTGAATGGTAGATTGATTGTCCCAGATATTCCTGAATTGCGTACAGCCATCCTTAAAGAAGCTCATTGTACTCGATATAGTATCCACCCAGGAGGAAGGAAAATGTATCATATTCTACGGCCTCATTTTTGGTGGAAGAATATGAAAAAGGATGTGGCTGAGTTTGTGTCTCGTTGTATGATCTGTCAGCAAGTCAAAGCGGAACGAATGAGACCGGGAGGATTACTGCATAGCCTTGAGGTTCCTCAGTGGAACTGGGAGCACGTGGCTATGGATTTTGTCACGCATTTGCCACGTACTTCTCGTCATTTCGATGCCACTTGGGTGATTGTCGATAGGTTATCTAAATCggcacattttattccgtatgagagGACGTATTCGTACAAGAAAATGGCTCGTCTGTATATTGAAAAtgttgttagacttcatggagtTCCAGTTGCAATAGTCtcagatcgtgaccctagattcacATCAAAGTTTTGGACTAGTTTCCAAAAAGAAATGGGTACACGACTTGCGATGAGTACTGcgtaccatcctcagacagatggtcagacagagcgtacgattcagacaCTCGAGGATCTGCTTCGAGCTGTAGTCATGGATTTTAAAGACAGTTGGCAGGAAGCTTTACCACTAGTAGAATTTtcatataacaacagtttccaggtgactattggtatggctcctttTGAAGCTTTGTACGGCAGACGATGTCGATCACCTCTTTGTTGGGATGAATTTGGTGAAAAGCAGTTGATTGGACCTGAGATTGTTCAGGAAATGCATGATAAAGTCCAGTTGATTCATCAGAGAATGAAAGCTGCCCAAGATCG AggtgttgttcgctttggtATGAGAGGTAAGTTGTCACCTCGTTTCGTTGGCCCTTACGAGATTGTTGAGCGTATTGGGACTTGCGCTTATCGTTTGGATTTGCCTCAGTCTTTGTCTGGCATCCATGATGTTttccatgtttctatgttgcgtaagtatgaGCCCGATCCGTCTCATGTGATTCAgtctgatgaggttgaacttgatccgTCTTTATCGTATACTGAGTATCCTGCTTGTATCTTGGATCATAAAGATAGTTTTACGCAATAA
- the LOC140821232 gene encoding uncharacterized protein: protein MNPPEFIGGADPLGALEWVKSLEDIFDYLKFTDRDRDEFKELFYAKYFSREVKAKKVKEFLALSQDSFSVTRYKLKFEEGCMFVPFIAENDKDKGEHFLRVLKPEIRRDVHMAKVITYQDIVERALLAEHDEQEIEKERQVKKASFSS, encoded by the exons ATGAACCCTCCCGAATTTATTGGTGGTGCCGATCCACTCGGAGCTCTTGAATGGGTTAAATCATTGGAGGATATATTCGATTATCTGAAGTTCACTGATCGAGATAGA GATGAGTTCAAAGAGTTATTTTATGCCAAGTACTTTTCAAGAGAAGTTAAAGCAAAGAAAGTTAAAGAATTTCTTGCATTGAGCCAAGATTCCTTCTCTGTTACTAGATATAAATTGAAATTTGAAGAAGGATGTATGTTTGTTCCATTTATTGCTGAAAATGATAAAGACAAAGGAGAACACTTCCTTCGTGTGTTGAAACCGGAAATTCGAAGGGATGTGCATATGGCAAAAGTGATCACCTATCAAGATATTGTTGAAAGAGCCTTACTTGCTGAGCACGATGAACAAGAGATTGAAAAGGAACGACAAGTTAAGAAGGCAAGCTTTTCAAGCTAG